Proteins encoded within one genomic window of Chitinivibrionales bacterium:
- a CDS encoding DUF362 domain-containing protein, translating into MKRYFNKSRRSFITSMAAVISAAIFNSCSKQEKKMKGKKSNPPKPSATVFRAVNGNPVQNMGKILSMMGGIENIVGHDDIVVIKPNLQWWNQGAPNIAAVHCFVTQIFNRPGGFSGEVVIAENSHMGKAPWEHAGWNRRFERNSGLEGVFNYNELAKLLRKDYGDAFSACYLINVKTGAKRVYSPSEGPGYVYCDGTGGVPLLKIDNGLDGDQKRETIMTYPVMKTDRETTIDFKNGIWEKDAYSERPLRFFNFAALNHHSFYCGVTSAVKNYLGIVDLSGGPNTFDDGKIIDNYYNFHTFPFDYWDKGPVPGVMGSAIGYFMKTVRKADMNFITAQWSGLASRVEPPVSKTKIIMASKDPVALDYHASKYVLHPNSNAKVHDPDNTSLPLYNYLAKCAEQTGYIIDEKVTAVKSFDFLKDALQDINNLEVKGDKIWGNHLKSIAEHVLLHFITSR; encoded by the coding sequence ATGAAGAGATACTTCAATAAAAGCCGTCGGTCATTTATAACCTCAATGGCTGCAGTTATAAGTGCTGCCATCTTTAATTCATGCTCAAAACAGGAAAAGAAAATGAAAGGCAAAAAATCAAATCCTCCGAAACCATCGGCTACTGTTTTTCGTGCAGTGAATGGTAATCCTGTACAAAATATGGGAAAAATACTTTCTATGATGGGAGGAATTGAAAATATTGTCGGTCACGATGATATTGTTGTTATTAAACCAAATCTCCAGTGGTGGAATCAGGGTGCACCCAATATTGCAGCAGTCCATTGTTTTGTCACTCAAATATTCAATCGGCCGGGAGGATTTAGCGGCGAAGTTGTTATTGCAGAAAACAGTCACATGGGTAAAGCCCCCTGGGAGCACGCGGGGTGGAACCGCAGGTTTGAGCGCAACAGTGGTCTTGAAGGAGTCTTCAATTATAACGAGCTGGCGAAGCTGCTCAGAAAAGACTATGGCGATGCATTTTCGGCATGTTACTTAATCAATGTTAAAACCGGAGCAAAACGTGTTTATTCCCCCTCTGAGGGGCCGGGGTATGTTTATTGTGACGGCACCGGGGGTGTTCCGCTCCTTAAAATCGACAACGGCCTGGATGGAGATCAAAAAAGAGAAACAATAATGACCTATCCGGTTATGAAAACAGATCGGGAAACGACAATTGACTTTAAAAACGGCATTTGGGAAAAGGATGCATATTCAGAGCGTCCGCTTCGTTTTTTCAACTTTGCCGCGCTCAATCATCACAGTTTCTACTGTGGTGTTACTTCGGCGGTAAAAAACTATCTTGGAATTGTAGATTTAAGTGGTGGACCAAATACGTTCGATGATGGTAAAATAATTGATAATTATTATAACTTTCACACTTTTCCTTTTGATTACTGGGATAAAGGCCCTGTTCCCGGAGTAATGGGTTCTGCGATCGGCTATTTTATGAAAACTGTCAGGAAAGCTGATATGAATTTTATTACCGCTCAGTGGTCTGGCCTTGCTTCAAGAGTTGAGCCACCAGTCTCAAAAACAAAAATTATAATGGCAAGTAAAGATCCCGTTGCTTTGGATTATCATGCATCAAAGTACGTGCTTCATCCTAATTCAAATGCAAAGGTACACGATCCTGACAACACCAGTCTTCCCCTTTATAATTATCTCGCAAAATGTGCAGAACAAACGGGATATATAATAGACGAAAAAGTCACCGCTGTTAAGTCATTTGATTTTTTAAAGGATGCTTTGCAGGATATTAATAATCTAGAAGTAAAAGGTGACAAAATATGGGGCAACCATTTAAAATCTATTGCTGAACATGTTTTACTTCACTTTATAACTTCGCGATAG